The following coding sequences are from one Novosphingobium sp. Gsoil 351 window:
- a CDS encoding acyl-CoA dehydrogenase family protein, with protein MPLYHTDDQAMLADTVTGFIADEGSIKNQLRRWRDENCQDGFGHELWRRFAEMGLTGMLVAEADGGLGMGHIEAGIVLEQIGRNLTPSPFLTTAVMATTALAGGSDEVRGRWLPGIVAGETVAAIAVDEGAKHHPERITCRAEKAGNGFRLSGAKDFVVHGASADVLIVAARTSGSDSDATGITLFAVPKDASGVTHGSVRLVDSSMASHVKFDAVELDGGTVIGDVDGGRELLGRVLAAGRVGAAAEQAGVAGGAMDRTVDYLKQRKQFGKLIGEFQALQHRAAHLYSELEIARAAVIKAQQLLDANGDGAVSERAQLMVSVAKAKAGKVAGLAVREGVQMHGGIGMTDEYDIGLYMKRDRALAEFMGDAFYHTQRVAELSGY; from the coding sequence ATGCCACTGTACCACACCGACGATCAGGCGATGCTCGCCGACACCGTCACCGGATTCATCGCCGACGAAGGCTCGATCAAGAACCAGCTGCGCCGCTGGCGCGACGAGAATTGCCAGGACGGGTTCGGCCACGAACTCTGGCGCCGCTTCGCCGAAATGGGGCTGACCGGGATGCTGGTCGCCGAAGCGGACGGCGGGCTGGGGATGGGCCATATCGAAGCCGGGATCGTGCTCGAACAGATCGGCCGCAATCTCACCCCATCGCCGTTCCTGACCACCGCGGTGATGGCCACCACCGCGCTGGCGGGCGGATCGGACGAGGTTCGCGGGCGCTGGTTGCCGGGGATAGTGGCGGGCGAGACCGTTGCTGCGATCGCGGTCGACGAGGGCGCGAAGCATCACCCCGAACGCATCACCTGCCGGGCCGAGAAGGCGGGCAACGGCTTCCGCCTGTCGGGTGCGAAGGATTTCGTCGTACATGGCGCTTCAGCCGACGTATTGATCGTTGCTGCGCGCACTTCTGGCAGCGACAGTGATGCGACTGGGATAACCCTGTTCGCCGTGCCCAAGGATGCCTCGGGTGTTACGCACGGCAGCGTGCGCCTGGTCGATAGCTCGATGGCCAGCCATGTGAAGTTCGACGCGGTCGAACTCGATGGCGGAACGGTGATCGGCGATGTCGATGGCGGGCGCGAGTTGCTGGGCCGGGTGCTCGCCGCGGGCCGGGTCGGCGCGGCGGCAGAGCAGGCTGGTGTCGCCGGCGGGGCGATGGACCGGACGGTTGATTACCTTAAGCAGCGTAAGCAGTTTGGTAAGCTGATCGGTGAATTTCAGGCGCTGCAACACCGCGCGGCGCACCTCTATTCCGAGCTCGAGATCGCCCGGGCGGCGGTGATCAAGGCGCAGCAATTGCTCGATGCCAACGGCGATGGCGCGGTTTCCGAACGGGCGCAGCTGATGGTTTCCGTGGCCAAGGCCAAGGCGGGCAAGGTCGCCGGGCTGGCGGTGCGCGAGGGCGTGCAGATGCACGGCGGGATCGGCATGACCGACGAATATGACATCGGCCTCTACATGAAGCGCGACCGCGCACTGGCCGAGTTCATGGGTGACGCGTTCTACCACACGCAGCGGGTGGCGGAGCTCAGCGGCTACTGA
- a CDS encoding acyl-CoA dehydrogenase family protein: protein MSDSDAFRGEIRAWLEANCPPEMREPVRTDADVCWGGREVKFKNEAQRQWLEACAAKGYTVPDWPREYGGAGMSAAEAKIWREEMARIGARPPLSSFGIWMLGPALLKFGTEEQKHHYLNQIARGEIRWCQGYSEPGSGSDLVSLQTFGEDKGDHWVVNGQKIWTSYADKADWIFCLVRTDKTNKYQGISFLLFDMKSPGVTTKPILLISGNSPFCETFFDNVKVPKDQIVGQLNRGWDVAKYLLGHEREMISGAGGGDRTAAIGAAMNRSAGGVDPILRAELAAFDVDALAYAAMGEKFMDEVKVGKGHPAQSNMMKYAGTELNKRRHELVMASGGSAALEWDSDASDGGSKARNWLRTKANSIEGGTSEVMLNVIAKRILELPGVS, encoded by the coding sequence ATGTCCGACAGCGACGCCTTCCGAGGCGAAATCCGCGCTTGGCTCGAAGCCAATTGCCCGCCCGAGATGCGCGAGCCGGTCCGCACCGATGCCGACGTCTGCTGGGGCGGCCGCGAGGTAAAGTTCAAGAACGAGGCCCAGCGCCAGTGGCTCGAGGCGTGCGCGGCCAAGGGCTACACCGTGCCCGATTGGCCGCGCGAGTACGGCGGAGCCGGGATGAGTGCGGCAGAAGCCAAGATCTGGCGCGAGGAGATGGCCAGGATCGGCGCGCGGCCCCCGCTTTCAAGCTTCGGCATATGGATGCTCGGCCCGGCGCTGCTCAAGTTCGGCACCGAGGAGCAGAAGCATCACTACCTCAACCAGATCGCACGCGGCGAAATCCGCTGGTGCCAGGGCTATTCGGAGCCGGGCAGCGGTTCGGACCTGGTGTCGCTCCAGACCTTTGGCGAGGACAAGGGCGATCACTGGGTGGTCAACGGTCAGAAAATCTGGACCAGCTATGCCGACAAGGCTGACTGGATCTTTTGCCTGGTGCGCACCGACAAGACGAACAAGTACCAGGGGATCAGCTTCCTGCTGTTCGACATGAAGAGCCCTGGGGTCACGACGAAGCCGATCCTCCTGATCAGCGGCAATTCGCCGTTCTGCGAGACTTTCTTCGACAACGTAAAGGTGCCCAAGGACCAGATCGTCGGCCAGCTCAACCGCGGGTGGGACGTGGCCAAGTATCTTCTCGGCCACGAGCGCGAGATGATTTCCGGAGCAGGCGGGGGCGATCGAACCGCGGCGATCGGCGCGGCGATGAACCGCTCCGCTGGCGGGGTCGATCCGATCCTGCGCGCTGAACTGGCGGCGTTCGATGTCGACGCGCTAGCCTACGCGGCGATGGGCGAGAAGTTCATGGACGAGGTCAAGGTCGGCAAGGGCCACCCCGCGCAGTCGAACATGATGAAGTACGCGGGAACCGAGCTCAACAAGCGCCGCCACGAACTGGTCATGGCCAGCGGCGGCAGTGCCGCGCTCGAATGGGACAGCGATGCCTCGGACGGCGGCTCCAAGGCGCGCAACTGGTTGCGGACCAAGGCCAACTCGATCGAGGGCGGGACCAGCGAGGTGATGCTCAACGTCATTGCCAAGCGGATTTTGGAACTGCCGGGGGTGAGCTGA